One stretch of Brachyhypopomus gauderio isolate BG-103 chromosome 8, BGAUD_0.2, whole genome shotgun sequence DNA includes these proteins:
- the LOC143521124 gene encoding uncharacterized protein LOC143521124, with protein MAGDTEVIYTAVEAFIAVGCCVGNALVIWAMWTSGALRHATFCFIFSLAVAALLVGVVTVPVLVLVDVSVKTSSHNCLLMCCMVIVLQVASVAFLLAIAVDRCLRVCMWTDVSACACGQMSPRVHVDRCLRVCMWTDVSACASPSRESPSRLSREYLIHTVNFHNRAPAVYDKVINVGVILSHVNSTANPVVCAFKIPKINGAYRKLWVRLCNGSEQQQTGHNNI; from the coding sequence ATGGCCGGGGACACGGAGGTGATCTATAcggcggtggaggcgtttatcgCCGTGGGGTGCTGCGTGGGCAACGCGTTGGTGATCTGGGCCATGTGGACAAGCGGAGCTCTCAGGCACGCCACCTTCTGCTTCATCTTCTCCCTGGCTGTGGCGGCCCTCCTGGTGGGGGTCGTGACGGTGCCCGTGTTGGTGCTGGTGGACGTCTCCGTGAAGACCTCCTCCCACAACTGCCTTCTCATGTGCTGTATGGTGATAGTGCTGCAAGTGGCGTCTGTGGCCTTCCTGCTGGCCATCGCTGTGGACAGATGTCTCCGCGTGTGCATGTGGACAGATGTCTCCGCGTGTGCATGTGGACAGATGTCTCCACGTGTGCATGTGGACAGATGTCTCCGCGTGTGCATGTGGACAGATGTCTCCGCGTGTGCATCCCCCTCACGTGAGTCGCCCTCCCGTCTCTCACGGGAATATCTTATTCACACTGTAAATTTCCATAATCGAGCACCTGCAGTGTACGATAAGGTAATTAACGTAGGTGTCATCCTGTCTCATGTTAATTCAACTGCTAACCCTGTGGTGTGTGCGTTCAAGATCCCAAAGATAAACGGGGCATATAGGAAGTTGTGGGTGAGACTTTGTAACGGTAGCGAACAGCAGCAGACTGGACATAATAACATATGA